The genomic segment GGAACCGGTCGGCCGACATCTCGTCGTCGCCCGCCTCGAAGGCCGACCGCCCTTCGGTGACCATGCGCTCGTACTCGTGCACGTCCACACTCTCGGGCGATATCTGGAGCAGATAACCGCCGTGCCGGGTGGCGAGCACCTCCTTCGCCGCGTCAGGAGCGCCGGGGCCCATCGCGGTGCCCAGACGCCGGCGCAGCTGGAGTATGTAGGTCTGCAACGTGGTGAGTGCGCTCTGCGGCGGCTCGGTCCCCCAGATTTCCTCCATGAGCATGGGAACGGGCATCACCCGCCCGGGGTAGAGGGCGAGCAGGGAAAGGATCTGCCGCGGCTTACCGGCCGTTGGGACGATCGATCCCCCGTTGACCTCGGCACTCAACGGACCCAGAACCTGAATCTTCACTGCTTTCCTCCGTAGCTCGTCGAGTTCCTCTCGTGGCTGAATTCCGTCGCCATAAGCACACTAGCGGGAATCGCGCCAGACCCGCCTTTCCTCGACCAGGGCTTGAGGACGCTTCAACTTACCTATTCTGTCTGCAAATTGATCGCCTCAAAGGCAACCGCGCCAATTACTTCGCTCTTTTTAATTCCGTTGCGAAGAAAGCAAATTGCGGAATGCTTGATGCCGTTTGTCGAGATGGGGCATCTCGCCTCTCAACGCACGCCTCTACAAGCCCCGCACACGCAGCAGGCCGGCCCGAGGGACCCGGTGTCCCTACAGTGCCGGCCCGTCTGATGCGCGCGCTCAACTCGTGGGAACCAGGCGCTCCTTGGCCGTACTGGGGGCCGCCGGCGCGGTCTCGGGGTTGGCCGTGAGGATGGACCGCTGAAGCCGTCGCAGCCCCGCAGAGGGCTCCAGGCCGAGGTCCCGGACGAGGGTCGCGCGCAGCCGCTGGTAGACCTCCAGGGCCTCGCCGCGGCGCCCCGAGCGGTAGAGGGCGAGCATGAACTGGGCGTGCAGGCTCTCGTGGGTGCGGTAACGGTTCACCAGCACGGTCAGCTCGGAGAGCAGCTCGCGGTGGCGGCCCAGTCGCAGGTCGGCTTCGATGCGCTGGTCGAGCGCGCACAGCCGGGTCTCCTCAAGGCGCCTGATCTCCATCTCCAGCTGGCTCCCGGCCTGGACGTCCGCGAAGGCGGTGCCGGACCACAGCGCCAGCGCCTCGCGCAGATGCCGGGCCGCGTCGGGGAAGTCGCCCGCGTCCATGGCCCGGTAGCCGGTGCCCGCGAGGCGCTCGAAGGTGCGGACGTCGCTCTGTCCGCCGCCGGCGGCCAGCATGTATCCGCTGGGCATCGTCATCAGCACGTCCTTGGCGGTGCGCTGCCTGCCGCCCTCGTCCGTGCCGTCCTGCGCGTCCTTCTCCAGGGCCACGGCGATGAGTTCGCGCAGCTGGAGGACGTACGTCTGCAAGGTGGTGCGGGCGCTGCGCGGCGGCGTGGCGCCCCACAGCTCCTCGATCAGTGTGGAGACCGGCACCGCCTGGTCGGCGTGGAGTGCCAGCAGAGCCAGCACCTGCCGCGGCTTGGGGGCCGTCGGCGTGATGGAGACCCCGTTCTCCTTTACGGCCAATGCGCCGAGTACCTCGATGTCCACGCGAACTCCCCTGTCTAGTGCCGAGTGCTCCGGTCGTTTCCGTAACCGTCGTCAGATGCCAGTCCGGCGCCATGGACCAGACTAAAAACAGCGCACGCGGTCTGTCAATATCAAACCGCATGCCCTGTATTTTCCAAGCGAGGATCTAACGGTGCGCTAGGCTTGACCTGCGGCGATGCAGAATCTCCAGCAAAGTTCAAGGACCCCTGGAGAGGATCTCCAGGGGTCCTTGAAGCAAAGAAGGGGGTACGGTCGGCAAAGTTGATCACTAAACAGACCGGAAGGTTTGCTATTGCTCGGTGCTCGTCCTCAGGGAGGACCGGTCCTGCGCGGGGATGCCGGCCTGCGGCCAGGTGCCCGCGCTCGCCAGTCCCGCCAGCTTCCGCCGGTCGGCGAGCCGGGGGAGGATCACGTCCCAGAAGCGGGTGACGTTCTGCCGGGACAGCCAGGAGGCGTCATCGCCGCCG from the Streptomyces sp. NBC_00663 genome contains:
- a CDS encoding AfsR/SARP family transcriptional regulator codes for the protein MDIEVLGALAVKENGVSITPTAPKPRQVLALLALHADQAVPVSTLIEELWGATPPRSARTTLQTYVLQLRELIAVALEKDAQDGTDEGGRQRTAKDVLMTMPSGYMLAAGGGQSDVRTFERLAGTGYRAMDAGDFPDAARHLREALALWSGTAFADVQAGSQLEMEIRRLEETRLCALDQRIEADLRLGRHRELLSELTVLVNRYRTHESLHAQFMLALYRSGRRGEALEVYQRLRATLVRDLGLEPSAGLRRLQRSILTANPETAPAAPSTAKERLVPTS